The following proteins are co-located in the Candidatus Methylomirabilota bacterium genome:
- a CDS encoding heme exporter protein CcmB: MPGGTAFLRSARAVFWKDLLVERRAKEGANALAFFAILLLFLFYFALGPDRERIRAALPGLFWLAFLLAGLLALGRSFALERENDCLDGLVLMPGDKGGIYLGKLAGTTALMWSMELAFIVATGLLYNLDLWPAIPRLLLVAFVGTVGFAAIGTLFAAMTAQLRAREVLLPVLLLPLVIPVLVASVRLTEGALGGEPWAASAAWWQLLLGFDIVFVVAGLLTFEFILEA, encoded by the coding sequence ATGCCAGGCGGAACCGCCTTTCTGCGAAGCGCGCGAGCCGTCTTCTGGAAAGACCTGCTCGTCGAGCGGCGCGCCAAGGAGGGCGCGAATGCGCTCGCCTTCTTCGCCATCCTGCTCCTCTTCCTCTTCTACTTCGCGCTCGGGCCCGACCGCGAGCGGATCCGGGCGGCGCTCCCCGGACTCTTCTGGCTCGCCTTCCTGCTGGCCGGGCTCCTGGCCCTGGGTCGGTCCTTCGCCCTGGAACGCGAGAACGACTGCCTCGACGGGCTCGTCCTGATGCCCGGGGACAAGGGTGGGATCTACCTGGGGAAGCTGGCGGGCACCACCGCGCTCATGTGGAGCATGGAGCTCGCCTTCATCGTGGCCACCGGCCTCCTCTACAACCTCGACCTCTGGCCGGCCATCCCTCGGCTCCTCCTGGTCGCGTTCGTCGGGACCGTCGGGTTCGCGGCGATCGGCACGCTCTTCGCCGCCATGACGGCCCAGCTCCGCGCGCGCGAGGTGCTGCTGCCGGTCCTCCTCCTGCCGCTCGTGATACCGGTACTCGTGGCCTCGGTGCGGCTGACCGAGGGGGCCCTCGGCGGGGAACCCTGGGCGGCCTCGGCCGCCTGGTGGCAGCTCCTGCTCGGCTTCGACATCGTGTTCGTCGTGGCCGGGCTGCTGACCTTCGAGTTCATCCTGGAGGCGTGA
- the ccmA gene encoding heme ABC exporter ATP-binding protein CcmA, whose amino-acid sequence MIEVAGLTKVYGASVALRRVSLTVPAGAVLTVLGPNGSGKTTLLRLLATLIRPTAGGGRIGGYDLVADRDAVRRLVGLIGHGTQLYDDLTPAENLAFAATLDASTSDPDALGVALARMGVDAQGPTRVRELSSGMRRRVALARVMLRRPRVLLLDEPFAGLDHDGRKRLDEYLHEFKAAGGAAVLVTHSVGRGLALADRVAILAGGRLVVDQPRESLTPDALERLYLAATDGEA is encoded by the coding sequence ATGATCGAGGTGGCGGGCCTCACCAAGGTCTATGGGGCCAGTGTGGCCCTGCGCCGCGTCAGCCTGACGGTCCCGGCCGGTGCCGTGCTGACCGTGCTCGGGCCCAACGGCTCCGGCAAGACGACGCTCCTCCGGCTCCTGGCGACGTTGATCCGGCCGACAGCCGGCGGCGGCCGGATCGGCGGCTATGATCTGGTGGCCGATCGCGATGCCGTGCGCCGGCTGGTGGGACTGATCGGACACGGGACCCAGCTCTACGACGACCTCACGCCGGCTGAGAACCTGGCCTTCGCCGCTACGCTGGATGCCTCGACATCGGATCCGGACGCCCTGGGAGTCGCGTTGGCCCGGATGGGCGTCGACGCCCAGGGGCCGACCCGGGTGCGTGAGCTGTCGAGCGGGATGCGCCGGCGGGTCGCGCTGGCCCGGGTGATGCTCCGCCGTCCGCGAGTGTTACTCCTCGACGAGCCCTTCGCGGGCCTCGACCACGACGGGCGGAAACGCCTCGACGAGTACCTCCACGAGTTCAAGGCTGCCGGCGGGGCCGCGGTGCTCGTCACGCACAGCGTGGGCCGAGGGCTCGCCCTGGCGGATCGCGTGGCGATCCTGGCCGGAGGGCGCCTCGTCGTGGACCAGCCCCGGGAATCACTGACGCCCGACGCGCTCGAGCGGCTGTACCTGGCGGCGACCGACGGCGAGGCGTGA
- the htpX gene encoding zinc metalloprotease HtpX, with the protein MVNTLKTTLLLGLLTGLFLAIGGWLGGQSGMVFAFVLALVMNFASYWFSDKIVLAMYSAQPISEGDAPVVYRIVRNLATKAQIPMPRLYLLPSPTPNAFATGRSPQHAAVAVTEGILRIMDERELEGVLAHELSHVLNRDVLISTIAATLAGAVMMIANMARWAAFFGTSRDSEEGGMNPIALVVTAIVAPIAALLIQMAVSRAREFQADASGARLTRQPEGLASALAKLEQASRIVPMDASPATAHLFIVNPLSGRSLLSLFSTHPPIEERIARLRAMRV; encoded by the coding sequence ATGGTCAACACGCTCAAGACCACGCTACTGCTCGGTCTGCTGACCGGCCTCTTCCTCGCCATCGGCGGATGGCTCGGCGGCCAGTCCGGGATGGTATTCGCGTTCGTGCTGGCCCTGGTGATGAACTTCGCCTCGTACTGGTTCTCGGACAAGATCGTCCTGGCCATGTACAGCGCCCAGCCGATCTCGGAAGGCGACGCGCCGGTCGTCTACCGCATCGTCCGGAACCTGGCCACCAAGGCGCAGATCCCCATGCCCCGGCTCTATCTCCTCCCCTCCCCCACCCCGAACGCCTTCGCCACCGGGCGGAGCCCGCAGCATGCGGCGGTGGCCGTCACCGAGGGTATCCTCCGGATCATGGACGAGCGGGAACTGGAGGGCGTGCTGGCCCACGAGCTGTCGCACGTCCTGAACCGGGACGTCCTCATCTCCACCATCGCGGCGACACTCGCCGGTGCCGTGATGATGATCGCCAACATGGCTCGGTGGGCCGCCTTCTTCGGCACCTCGCGCGACAGCGAGGAGGGTGGGATGAACCCGATCGCGCTCGTCGTCACCGCCATCGTGGCGCCGATCGCCGCCCTGTTGATCCAGATGGCCGTCTCCCGGGCCCGGGAATTCCAGGCCGACGCCTCCGGCGCCCGCCTGACCCGCCAGCCCGAGGGGCTCGCCTCCGCGCTCGCCAAGCTGGAGCAGGCGAGCCGGATCGTCCCGATGGACGCGAGCCCGGCCACCGCCCACCTGTTCATCGTGAACCCGCTCAGCGGGCGGAGCCTCCTGAGCCTCTTCTCGACCCACCCGCCGATCGAGGAGCGGATCGCCCGGCTCCGGGCCATGCGCGTATAG